The proteins below come from a single Cervus canadensis isolate Bull #8, Minnesota chromosome 2, ASM1932006v1, whole genome shotgun sequence genomic window:
- the GJB4 gene encoding gap junction beta-4 protein produces the protein MNWAFLRDVLSGVNKYSTALGRIWLSVVFIFRVLVYVVAAEEVWDDEQKDFVCNTKQPGCPNVCYDQFFPVSHVRLWALQLILVTCPSLFVVMHVAYRQERERKHRRKHGPHAPSLYDNPDKKRGGLWWTYLLSLLFKAAVDVGFLYVFHRLYKDYNMPRVVACSESPCPHTVDCYISRPTEKKIFTYFMVATAVLCILLNLCEVSYLVGKRCLEILGPRPRGSRRRPHLPETCPPYALSPGQHPQDGNSVLMKAEMTTVDAGGFP, from the coding sequence ATGAACTGGGCGTTCCTGCGGGATGTGCTGAGCGGGGTCAACAAGTACTCCACGGCGCTGGGCCGCATCTGGCTGTCGGTGGTCTTCATCTTCCGCGTGCTGGTCTACGTGGTGGCGGCGGAGGAGGTGTGGGACGACGAGCAGAAGGACTTCGTCTGCAACACCAAGCAGCCGGGCTGCCCCAACGTCTGCTACGACCAGTTCTTCCCCGTGTCCCACGTGCGCCTCTGGGCCCTGCAGCTCATCCTGGTCACGTGCCCCTCGCTCTTCGTGGTCATGCACGTGGCCTACCGCCAGGAGCGGGAGCGGAAGCACCGCCGGAAGCACGGGCCGCACGCCCCGTCCCTGTACGACAACCCGGACAAGAAGCGGGGCGGGCTCTGGTGGACCTACCTGCTGAGCCTCCTCTTCAAGGCGGCCGTGGACGTGGGCTTCCTCTACGTCTTCCACCGCCTCTACAAGGACTACAACATGCCGCGGGTGGTGGCCTGCTCCGAGTCGCCCTGCCCCCACACCGTGGACTGCTACATCTCCCGGCCCACCGAGAAGAAGATCTTCACCTACTTCATGGTGGCCACCGCCGTCCTCTGCATCCTCCTCAACCTCTGTGAGGTCTCCTACCTGGTGGGCAAGAGGTGCCTGGAGATCCTTGGCCCCAGACCCCGGGGGTCTCGGCGCCGGCCTCACCTGCCGGAGACGTGTCCACCGTATGCCCTCTCCCCAGGACAGCACCCCCAAGATGGGAACTCTGTCCTAATGAAGGCTGAAATGACCACGGTTGATGCAGGTGGGTTTCCATAA
- the GJB5 gene encoding gap junction beta-5 protein produces MNWGIFEGLLSGANKYSTAFGRIWLSLVFIFRVLVYLVTAERVWSDDHKDFDCDTRQPGCSNVCFDEFFPVSHVRLWALQLILVTCPSLLVVMHVAYRQAQEKKHQEAIGKDGGRLYLDPSKKRGGLWWTYVCSLVFKAGVDATFLYVFHSIYPRYTLPRMVKCHADPCPNVVDCFISKPEEKNIFTLFMVITALICIALNLVELAYLVSKRYRECLAARKARSENLDHRLDWVTASSKQGDLLSGDLIFLGSDVPPPLLPDHPQDHVKKTMV; encoded by the coding sequence ATGAACTGGGGGATCTTCGAGGGGCTCCTGAGCGGGGCCAACAAGTACTCCACAGCCTTCGGGCGCATCTGGCTGTCCCTGGTCTTCATCTTCCGCGTGCTGGTGTACCTGGTGACGGCCGAGCGAGTGTGGAGCGACGACCACAAGGACTTCGACTGCGACACTCGCCAGCCGGGCTGCTCCAACGTGTGCTTCGACGAGTTCTTCCCCGTGTCCCACGTGCGCCTCTGGGCCCTGCAGCTCATCCTGGTCACGTGCCCCTCGCTGCTCGTGGTCATGCACGTGGCCTACCGCCAGGCCCAGGAGAAGAAGCACCAAGAGGCCATCGGGAAGGACGGTGGGCGTCTCTACCTCGACCCCAGCAAGAAGCGGGGAGGGCTCTGGTGGACATACGTCTGCAGCCTGGTGTTCAAGGCGGGCGTGGATGCCACCTTCCTCTATGTCTTCCACTCCATCTACCCCAGATACACCCTCCCCCGCATGGTCAAGTGCCACGCGGACCCATGTCCCAATGTGGTGGACTGCTTCATCTCCAAGCCCGAGGAGAAGAACATCTTCACTCTCTTCATGGTGATCACGGCCCTCATCTGCATTGCCCTCAACCTGGTGGAGCTGGCCTACCTGGTGAGCAAGAGATACCGGGAGTGCCTGGCGGCCAGGAAAGCCCGATCTGAGAACCTGGACCACCGTCTGGACTGGGTCACCGCTTCTTCCAAACAGGGCGACCTCCTCTCGGGCGACCTCATCTTCCTGGGCTCAGATGTTCCCCCTCCACTCCTACCAGACCACCCTCAAGACCACGTGAAGAAAACCATGGTGTGA